In the Anaerostipes caccae L1-92 genome, AAGGCGTTCTCCCTTACAAGTAACAGGCAAAGGAAAATAACGCTTTTTTAACTTTTACCGAAAAATTTTTTAAAAGTTTTTTCGGATGAACTCAATGGCTCTGTCATATGTCTGTTTAATATTGGCCGGAGATGTCCCTTTTTCCTTAGCAACATCAGTAAATGACATTTCTTCAAACCACACCTTTTGAACAACATCTCTTTGTTTCGGTGTCAGCTGACTGATAAGTTCTCGAACACGCAATGTTTCTGGACTTTCTTCCTTTTCTTCTATAGTTGTCGCTACCTCTAATAAGATTTTGCTTTTACTCATATCTGTATCCGATTCATCATCACCAAACCGATAATCAAGTGAAAGATTGTAATTGCTCGGAAATGCCTCTTTGACTGCTGCCTTAACTTCATCATCGCATGGTGCATATCCACGATAGGCTGTTTCTTTTTTTATGTACTCTTCTGTCCAAGCCTTAATAGTTGCTTTTTCTTCTGCAGTTCTTTCCGGTCTAAGATTTTTGAGATTGTAGTAAACCTCGCTGTCATCTAAGGAATGAAGCATTTTAATATCTGCCTCTGTTATTCCGTTTTCACCGGGACGAAGTGTCACCTTTTCTTCGTTTCCATCTACGTTTGTAAATGTGTAAGTGTAAGTTCCTCTTTTTGTGGTATTTGTCTTAAAAATTTTCATAAATTGCCTCCTAACTCGGAAGGCAATCATGACAAGATATAAAAATAGGTCTGTTGTAGAGATACACACAGACCCGTTAAGCCTAAAAAGAGCGCAACAAAGTAAGGGTATCTCTGCACGGCTCGTCCACTGTCTTTATCACAGTGAATCGAAACCTATGAGATATCCTGTCTGATTGCGCACTCCGACACGATTTTCTATTTCTTATTTGTGGGGTTCTCCCCTAAAGGGAAGACTTTAATTTGTAGTCTTATACAAAGAAGCCTTTAATTTCGAACCGTATGGTTCAAGATTGGTTGTCCAAATCATATTCCTCTACTTAGTAGCCACGAAAAAACGTAAAAAGGACGTCCTCGTTATATATAACGATTGTGATAATTAAAAAAGATTGGGCAGTATTCCTATCGAAGATCGGCTTCGATTGCGTAAAGCTCCGAAAATACATCTGGCAGGTAGGTTGGGTTTAAGTCATAAACGCTATTAGCCCCATATTTCTCAAACACAGACTCAGCTACTCGACTATCAAGTTCAGAGCTAATAACAGAAACTGACTGCATGATGCTTGCAATGTAATCGGAATCACGGATATTTGCCATTGAAATCACCTCGTTTTTGTTTTGCTTATGCCCTTATTTTAGTCATTTCATATAAGTAAGTAAATTTCTAACATTATCACTTACTTTTGAGGGTTTACACTTGTATTTCTGCAAATAAGATATATAATAGTAAGTAGTAAAAACTATATTTCAATTATTTTTCACTTACTATTACACATAAAAAAGCTCCCCCTTTATGCAGGAGAGCTTAATTAAGGAGCATATTATATGATAGATGCTGAAAATTTTTTTAATTTAGGAACAGATTATTTTTCATTTATTGGACAAAAATGTCATTTTGAGATCCAAAAAAATGACAATCCACATTTCGTTTCAAAAAATATTCTTACCGTCGTCTCTGATAGTGATGAACAACTATTTTTTTCCTTTAGCGGAAACGATGGGCTATGTTTAACTACTGAATTTGGATCAATCATTCATAAAAATATATTAGGAAAATTTCTATCATTACCCTCAAACAATGCAAAAGCCTTATTGGAGTTTTTTGAAAACTACGGCTACTTTTTCAAAATGCCACCTAATGAAACTAATATTGTAGATTTTAGCCATCTTATACAAGTAACCTACCACATCAAAGCTGCATTATTACTCATGAATGAATTACAAAATGTCACAATCAATTATGATGAGATCCTTCGTTTAACCCTATTTTTATTACTAGCACCACCAATAGAAATGAAAATTACTGAAAAACAAACATATACCGGATATCATGATTCTGTATTTAAAACTTTAGATTCTGTAATTACAATAAATGATAGTTCTGACTATATCACAATAGATAATGAAGATTATTATAGTATTCCGGACATCATATATGGGAAATCGTTTAACTTGCGTGTTGATGAATATGAAGACATTTCAACTGGAGAAAAATTTATGTATTCTTATCCAGGCATTGATGACTCAAGATACAGGAAGATTACAGTAGCCTATAAGAATTGCCATCATGTATCCAAAATTCAAAGGTTGCTAATTGATTTTCTTTTTCATTTTATGAATTCTAATGGGGTTATTAAGAATGTCTCATTTGATTTGGGCATAGAATTCTATGGAACATCAAATTTAGATCTTGATGATAAAATGAAAAAAGCACTGTTAATTATTGCTAAACATGTGCTGTCACAAGAAATCAATCACCATGTTTCTCGAATGAAACCAATATATAATCCAGTAACATTAGAACCTTCATGGAAGGCTCCTAATCTCTTGACTGCTTTATATTTTTCTCTCTTCTACATGAAACCAAAATCGGAAATATATAGAAAATGTGCAAACCCTTCTTGCACCAATTTCTTCCTTGTCAAAACATCAAATAGCAGAAAAAAGTATTGCTGTGATGCTTGTAGGAATGCAAGTAATCAGCGAGACTATCGCTCTAGACAAAAAAAAATAACCAAGGCAGGCGGATAATTCCACTTGTCTTGGTTTCTAGATTAATCTACCTCTGGCAAAGAACCATTATTTTTAGCCAACTCTTCATCTATGACCTTGGCCAATTTTCTAATTTTGCTTTTATGCGACCCCGTATAATTATTCATTAAAAATCGTATATCAATAACAACACCTTGAACATGCTCATATAATTTAGCATCATTTTTCCATTCACCTGTTGCTTCACCGATATTCAAGAAATAATCATCAGATACATTAAAAGGATTCTCGCCTCTATTAAATGGCATTAAAAAAGCATTGTATATAGGCAAATCTCCATACTTGGTTTTAAGTTCTTGGCAATTATCAATGTATTCGCCATATGTAATTTGCTTATTTATTGATGACGATTCTGGAAGATGCCTTGGCTCACCAGTCACACCATATCTATAATACTTTGCATCAAGAACATAAATTTTATCATCACATATCATGATACTATCCGGCTCTAATGCGTGATTGTCTTTATTTGCATTAAATTTGAGATTCCATTTGGTTCTTGGGAAGAATTCTTCTTTTCCCCGGATTCCAAAAACTTCATCTATGAGTTTTTCCCAGACATACTCAAATCTATCTGTTCCAAAATAATACTGTTTATTATCATTCTCTGTATCTAAGTATTCCAGCATCTGAATCATCGCTTGAAATAACAACTTATCCTTGTCGTTATGAGTAACGCTAAGTTTTTTTCTCAAAGCAAATAAAAAGCGTTCTGATTCTAATGTAATATGAGGATCTGGAGGAAGATGCGGTGTAAACAACCACCCCAATGTACTAAAAGCCTCATATACGCAGTACTTATGGATTTGAGTAATCAGATTTTTCTCATTTGGACTGGAGCCCTTTACAGTATATCTATCAAAGAAAGGCGAGCCATCTTCTTGAAAAAACTTCACATTTTTTCTAAGAGATGCAGGAAAATCTATTTTCCCTCGGTCAGCAGTTTTCCTTACCTGTTCTCTCTCCTTGTAGTAATCACTCTGTTCCAAAAAGTATCGGATAATATTCATATATGCATTTACAGGAAAGTTTACAGACTGTGGTGCTGCAAACTCATCCATAGCTAAAAGTCTATCTTTCGAATCATTAAAAGTAGATATTACCTCTATAAGTTTTAGAATATCTTCTCTTATATCTTCTTCACTATCTGGCAAACGATAACCCATTGGGAAGAAAACCATAGCATTATTTGTGTCAGCTTTTACTCCAACAAAGCGGTCGCCATCACCATTTTTATTAACATGACATCTGACTTTCAAATTCAATCCTAAGTCCATCGGTTTTCCTCCTTTCGTAATTATTCGTTATCTTCATCAGAAACTGAATTATTCTCATCTACACCTTCAATAATCAGCTTTCTTAAATTCTCATGATATACCTTAAATCTATCATTGCCTTTTGAAGCATTAAATGTTTCAATTACCGTTTCAAGACTCTTATATCTGCGAGTATCAAATGTATCCGGATGAGAAAATTTGAATGCATCATCCCAAAGATATTTAATTACCTTTTCTGCAAATCGAGCATTCTTATGTTCAGCCTCTATGATTTGTTTCTCAGAATCCCCATCTTGTGTTTCAACATAAGCTAAGTCATCTGCAGATACAAAGTAAGCACCTAAACGCTTATCTTCAGAAGACGTCACATTATTTCTACGCAGGATTTCTTCATTAATTGCCTCACAGAACTGTTTCCAAGATACAGTAGTATCAAGAATCGGTTTGTCAGCATATTCATGCTTAACAAAAGAATTCTTTATCATTCTCATAATCCATCTGCGTTGGAAAGCTGTATCAAGAGTAAAAACATTTTGGTCAGATGTATTCATTGTACCAAGAATAGAGAGGTTAGCAGGTATACGAACCTTTCTTTCTGAATCACCATATACCTCTAAAGCAATATTTTCATTAGTAATTCCGTATTCACTTGTACCTTTTTTAAAGCCATCCTTATCTTTATCCATTCTATCAAGCAGCTGGAATATCTCACCAAAGATAGCCGGTGCGTTACCTCTATTAATTTCTTCGATGACAAGATAATATGACCTTTGTGGGTCTTCATATGCCTTCTTTAAAATCTTGGTAAATGGTCCCGGTTTGAACTCGTATCGCACCTTTTCCTTGCCTTCGTCATCTTTTTTTACAACAGGAAGAATTTGACCCACAAAATCAGAGTACATATAATCTGGATGGAAAACTAAACGCTCCATACACTCCTCAACATCACAATATTCGTGCTGGATTGTCCAACTCTTTCCAGAACCAGGAACACCATATAAAAGAATATTTTCGCCACTTGTTTTTCTAAGTTGCTCTTTTTGAGCATAAGAAAGTCCATCCGTACCATTTCCTTGTAATTCCTCAACATTTACAGGTGTATTAGTTGCCAATTTGAAAAACTGATTGTTAAGCAAAGACAACTGTCCGTCTCCATCAATGCCTCTATTAGGAATTACGCCAAATACATCGTAACTAAACTGAGTCTTTTTCTTCATAATAATCAAATACGAACCCGCATGAATCATTTTTCTGAAGCTGACAAAATCTTCCCCATCAAAATTTATCAAGGAAACTTGTATTTGATCTGCTTGATTCTTTCTTCGACTTCTTACAATTGATGTACAACTTTTCTTTTTTGCATCACTGAAGAATATTTCTGTCTGATTATCACCACTTAAATATTTAATATTGCTCTCATATAAAAACATGGGAACTTGGGTAATAAAGTATTTTTTTAACGTTGCATCTGACTCGATGTTGTTAAAATACCCATCAGACCTCAAATAAGGAAAAATATCTATCTGATTTCCAGTAATAGCAATATGTGTTTGATTTGTTGTTCTATTATCATCAAGTGTATTAGAAGCCTCTAATTTCTTTATTATTAACCCGTCATAATCATTCGAATCAATAATAGTTCCCGTAGAATCAAGCACAGACACAACCAATGAAACTGCTGAATTAAAATCCATTTGCTATTCCTCCTTATAAATATTTTTTTATGACCGTAGCAATTGCTCTTCCTAATAAAGGAGGTACTGAATTGCCTATCTGCATATATGTTTTTGTATAAGCACCCCTAAAGAAATAATCGTCTGGGTACGATTGAACCCTTGCAGCTTCTCTCGGTGTTAATCCTCTTGCTTGTGTTGGATGAATATACATATTGCAATCAAATTTCATATGTGCTGTTATAGTCTTACAAACTTTATTTTCTTCAAGTTTAAAATACTTGTCTTTGAATATTCCGTTTCTGCGACTATATGGCATTATATCAGCGATTTTAGGATCATCCGACCTATCACCTTGATTCAATCTTCCATAAATTTCGATATCTCTATCATTATTAAATCTAGCTTTGTGATTAAATGTGACCTTGCAGTTTCTATTCTGATTAATCATTGCAAGGTATGGCGTCATAACTGTATTTACTGCGCCTTCTATCTTTCTTCCCGATACCTCTGAATCAAGCTCGGTAGAATTTCTTTTCCTTGAAGCCCTTAATGAACGTAACCCATACAATGCATCTGCAAGGTTATAATCCGGTATTGTCTTCGACAGAGATTCTATTTCATCAAATAAAACCTCATTGTCTATTCCAAGTTTATTACCTATGAAAATTAATCTTTCTCTATTCTGTGGAACACCAAAATCTTTT is a window encoding:
- a CDS encoding sigma-70 family RNA polymerase sigma factor, translating into MKIFKTNTTKRGTYTYTFTNVDGNEEKVTLRPGENGITEADIKMLHSLDDSEVYYNLKNLRPERTAEEKATIKAWTEEYIKKETAYRGYAPCDDEVKAAVKEAFPSNYNLSLDYRFGDDESDTDMSKSKILLEVATTIEEKEESPETLRVRELISQLTPKQRDVVQKVWFEEMSFTDVAKEKGTSPANIKQTYDRAIEFIRKNF
- a CDS encoding McrB family protein; the protein is MDFNSAVSLVVSVLDSTGTIIDSNDYDGLIIKKLEASNTLDDNRTTNQTHIAITGNQIDIFPYLRSDGYFNNIESDATLKKYFITQVPMFLYESNIKYLSGDNQTEIFFSDAKKKSCTSIVRSRRKNQADQIQVSLINFDGEDFVSFRKMIHAGSYLIIMKKKTQFSYDVFGVIPNRGIDGDGQLSLLNNQFFKLATNTPVNVEELQGNGTDGLSYAQKEQLRKTSGENILLYGVPGSGKSWTIQHEYCDVEECMERLVFHPDYMYSDFVGQILPVVKKDDEGKEKVRYEFKPGPFTKILKKAYEDPQRSYYLVIEEINRGNAPAIFGEIFQLLDRMDKDKDGFKKGTSEYGITNENIALEVYGDSERKVRIPANLSILGTMNTSDQNVFTLDTAFQRRWIMRMIKNSFVKHEYADKPILDTTVSWKQFCEAINEEILRRNNVTSSEDKRLGAYFVSADDLAYVETQDGDSEKQIIEAEHKNARFAEKVIKYLWDDAFKFSHPDTFDTRRYKSLETVIETFNASKGNDRFKVYHENLRKLIIEGVDENNSVSDEDNE
- a CDS encoding CGNR zinc finger domain-containing protein, with translation MIDAENFFNLGTDYFSFIGQKCHFEIQKNDNPHFVSKNILTVVSDSDEQLFFSFSGNDGLCLTTEFGSIIHKNILGKFLSLPSNNAKALLEFFENYGYFFKMPPNETNIVDFSHLIQVTYHIKAALLLMNELQNVTINYDEILRLTLFLLLAPPIEMKITEKQTYTGYHDSVFKTLDSVITINDSSDYITIDNEDYYSIPDIIYGKSFNLRVDEYEDISTGEKFMYSYPGIDDSRYRKITVAYKNCHHVSKIQRLLIDFLFHFMNSNGVIKNVSFDLGIEFYGTSNLDLDDKMKKALLIIAKHVLSQEINHHVSRMKPIYNPVTLEPSWKAPNLLTALYFSLFYMKPKSEIYRKCANPSCTNFFLVKTSNSRKKYCCDACRNASNQRDYRSRQKKITKAGG
- a CDS encoding LlaJI family restriction endonuclease → MDLGLNLKVRCHVNKNGDGDRFVGVKADTNNAMVFFPMGYRLPDSEEDIREDILKLIEVISTFNDSKDRLLAMDEFAAPQSVNFPVNAYMNIIRYFLEQSDYYKEREQVRKTADRGKIDFPASLRKNVKFFQEDGSPFFDRYTVKGSSPNEKNLITQIHKYCVYEAFSTLGWLFTPHLPPDPHITLESERFLFALRKKLSVTHNDKDKLLFQAMIQMLEYLDTENDNKQYYFGTDRFEYVWEKLIDEVFGIRGKEEFFPRTKWNLKFNANKDNHALEPDSIMICDDKIYVLDAKYYRYGVTGEPRHLPESSSINKQITYGEYIDNCQELKTKYGDLPIYNAFLMPFNRGENPFNVSDDYFLNIGEATGEWKNDAKLYEHVQGVVIDIRFLMNNYTGSHKSKIRKLAKVIDEELAKNNGSLPEVD